A genomic region of Alligator mississippiensis isolate rAllMis1 chromosome 4, rAllMis1, whole genome shotgun sequence contains the following coding sequences:
- the CDCA7 gene encoding cell division cycle-associated protein 7 isoform X2: MKSFGLQHQRALSGKNFRAFRNMKLIPMETSSSSDDSCDSFGSDNFANTKPKFRSDIKKELAKIFYEDSDEESFCGFSENEIQDVLKLESASEENDLSTEDERPRRRRGRPPGPLKVAMKFPLRRSKRGKKEVESAPETQTSLDLDSDSEEKGSTFLEKRALNIKENKAMLAKLMAELQNVSGIFTGGKMLSTISPRPKRTPKNPFPRSMLRRNPDRSSRPYTRSRSLIEGPPSPLLEEEEEDKYMLVRRRRLSDEFLEEMRSPGRGRRGTMALPHIIRPVEEITEEELNSICQSAREKVYNQASGSTCHQCRQKTIDTKTNCRNPDCTGVRGQFCGPCLRNRYGEDVRTALLDPNWHCPPCRGICNCSFCRQREGHCATGVLVYLAKYHGYDNVHAYLKSLKQELEMED; this comes from the exons ATGAAGTCCTTCGGCCTGCAg CACCAAAGAGCTCTTTCAGGAAAGAACTTCAGAGCATTTCGAAATATGAAATTGATCCCCATGGAAACCTCATCTTCCTCTGATGACAGTTGTGACAGTTTTGGTTCTGATAATTTTGCAAACACT AAACCCAAGTTTAGGTCAGATATCAAGAAAGAACTGGCTAAAATTTTTTATGAGGACTCTGATGAGGAATCATTCTGTGGTTTTTCAGAAAACGAGATTCAAGATGTGTTG AAACTGGAATCTGCGTCGGAGGAAAATGATTTGAGCACTGAAGATGAACGGCCACGTAGGAGACGAGGAAGACCCCCAGGTCCTCTAAAAGTAGCTATGAAGTTTCCACTTCGAAGATctaaaaggggaaagaaagaggtTGAATCTGCTCCTGAAACACAAACTTCTCTAGACTTAGATTCTGACTCTGAAGAAAAGGGCTCCACCTTTTTAGAGAAAAGAGCTTTAAACataaaggaaaacaaagcaaTG CTTGCAAAACTAATGGCTGAATTACAAAATGTCTCTGGTATCTTCACTGGAGGAAAAATGTTGTCAACAATCAGTCCG cgaCCAAAGCGGACTCCAAAAAACCCATTTCCCAGAAGCATGTTAAGAAGGAACCCAGACCGAAGTTCTCGGCCTTACACAAGATCTAGGTCCTTGATTGAAGGTCCTCCTTCTCCATTActagaggaagaagaagaagataaGTACATGTTAGTGAGAAGGAGAAGGCTATCTGATGAATTCTTGGAG GAAATGAGAAGTCCCGGGAGAGGCCGTCGTGGTACCATGGCTCTTCCACATATTATACGTCCGGTGGAAGAAATAACAGAGGAAGAGTTGAACAGCATATGCCAGTCTGCTCGAGAGAAAGTGTATAACCAGGCATCG GGCTCCACCTGTCATCAATGTCGGCAAAAAACCATAGACACTAAGACAAACTGTCGTAACCCAGACTGTACAGGGGTGCGTGGTCAGTTCTGTGGGCCTTGCCTTCGCAATAGATATGGTGAAGATGTCAGGACTGCATTGCTGGACCCT AACTGGCACTGCCCACCGTGTCGTGGAATCTGCAATTGTAGCTTCTGTAGACAACGGGAAGGTCACTGTGCTACAGGTGTGCTAGTTTACCTGGCCAAGTACCACGGCTACGACAATGTTCATGCCTACTTAAAAAG CCTGAAACAAGAACTTGAAATGGAAGACTGA
- the CDCA7 gene encoding cell division cycle-associated protein 7 isoform X1, whose translation MKSFGLQHQRALSGKNFRAFRNMKLIPMETSSSSDDSCDSFGSDNFANTKPKFRSDIKKELAKIFYEDSDEESFCGFSENEIQDVLKLESASEENDLSTEDERPRRRRGRPPGPLKVAMKFPLRRSKRGKKEVESAPETQTSLDLDSDSEEKGSTFLEKRALNIKENKAMLAKLMAELQNVSGIFTGGKMLSTISPRPKRTPKNPFPRSMLRRNPDRSSRPYTRSRSLIEGPPSPLLEEEEEDKYMLVRRRRLSDEFLEQEMRSPGRGRRGTMALPHIIRPVEEITEEELNSICQSAREKVYNQASGSTCHQCRQKTIDTKTNCRNPDCTGVRGQFCGPCLRNRYGEDVRTALLDPNWHCPPCRGICNCSFCRQREGHCATGVLVYLAKYHGYDNVHAYLKSLKQELEMED comes from the exons ATGAAGTCCTTCGGCCTGCAg CACCAAAGAGCTCTTTCAGGAAAGAACTTCAGAGCATTTCGAAATATGAAATTGATCCCCATGGAAACCTCATCTTCCTCTGATGACAGTTGTGACAGTTTTGGTTCTGATAATTTTGCAAACACT AAACCCAAGTTTAGGTCAGATATCAAGAAAGAACTGGCTAAAATTTTTTATGAGGACTCTGATGAGGAATCATTCTGTGGTTTTTCAGAAAACGAGATTCAAGATGTGTTG AAACTGGAATCTGCGTCGGAGGAAAATGATTTGAGCACTGAAGATGAACGGCCACGTAGGAGACGAGGAAGACCCCCAGGTCCTCTAAAAGTAGCTATGAAGTTTCCACTTCGAAGATctaaaaggggaaagaaagaggtTGAATCTGCTCCTGAAACACAAACTTCTCTAGACTTAGATTCTGACTCTGAAGAAAAGGGCTCCACCTTTTTAGAGAAAAGAGCTTTAAACataaaggaaaacaaagcaaTG CTTGCAAAACTAATGGCTGAATTACAAAATGTCTCTGGTATCTTCACTGGAGGAAAAATGTTGTCAACAATCAGTCCG cgaCCAAAGCGGACTCCAAAAAACCCATTTCCCAGAAGCATGTTAAGAAGGAACCCAGACCGAAGTTCTCGGCCTTACACAAGATCTAGGTCCTTGATTGAAGGTCCTCCTTCTCCATTActagaggaagaagaagaagataaGTACATGTTAGTGAGAAGGAGAAGGCTATCTGATGAATTCTTGGAG CAGGAAATGAGAAGTCCCGGGAGAGGCCGTCGTGGTACCATGGCTCTTCCACATATTATACGTCCGGTGGAAGAAATAACAGAGGAAGAGTTGAACAGCATATGCCAGTCTGCTCGAGAGAAAGTGTATAACCAGGCATCG GGCTCCACCTGTCATCAATGTCGGCAAAAAACCATAGACACTAAGACAAACTGTCGTAACCCAGACTGTACAGGGGTGCGTGGTCAGTTCTGTGGGCCTTGCCTTCGCAATAGATATGGTGAAGATGTCAGGACTGCATTGCTGGACCCT AACTGGCACTGCCCACCGTGTCGTGGAATCTGCAATTGTAGCTTCTGTAGACAACGGGAAGGTCACTGTGCTACAGGTGTGCTAGTTTACCTGGCCAAGTACCACGGCTACGACAATGTTCATGCCTACTTAAAAAG CCTGAAACAAGAACTTGAAATGGAAGACTGA